The following proteins are co-located in the Aquarana catesbeiana isolate 2022-GZ linkage group LG02, ASM4218655v1, whole genome shotgun sequence genome:
- the LOC141129683 gene encoding olfactory receptor 1f45-like: protein MEKVNLTSGFILLAFSDLQYNHSALFSTILVIYTLTWTANLLLLSSIKLSPQLHTPMYFFLGNLSVVDISFSTVTVPKLLSCILHGEAAISFHGCFLQMYFFVFLGVTEIFLLSVMAFDRCVAVCIPLRYTSLMSNKVVVILSSSCWVAASLHSLLHTYTLSQLKYCEDRLIHHFFCDMTPLIKLSCSSTTLAELLIYTEGSIAIIIPFLFILISYVLIGWAIVKMKTSSSRSKAFSSCSSHLMVICLFYGTIIFIYFRPPSDYSSQYDRIVSIAYTIITPMLNPFIYSLRNQHVRQALKKLITRCFYDT from the coding sequence ATGGAAAAAGTCAATCTTACTTCCGGCTTCATACTTCTGGCCTTCTCAGACCTTCAATACAACCACAGTGCTCTTTTCTCCACCATCCTGGTCATATACACCCTCACATGGACTGCTAATTTACTTTTATTAAGTTCTATTAAACTTTCTCCTCAGTTGCACACACCAATGTACTTTTTCTTAGGGAACCTGTCAGTAGTGGACATTTCTTTCTCTACAGTGACCGTTCCCAAGCTACTGTCCTGCATTCTTCACGGTGAAGCCGCAATCTCCTTCCATGGCTGTTTCCTGCAGATGTACTTCTTTGTGTTCCTGGGGGTTACTGAGATTTTTCTTCTCTCAGTCATGGCTTTTGATCGATGTGTAGCTGTTTGTATCCCCTTACGGTACACTTCATTAATGAGTAATAAGGTTGTGGTCATCCTGTCTAGCAGTTGTTGGGTGGCAGCATCTCTGCATTCACTATTGCACACATATACTCTCTCACAATTAAAGTACTGTGAAGACAGACTGATCCACCACTTCTTCTGTGACATGACCCCCCTCATCAAATTGTCCTGCTCCAGTACTACACTAGCTGAACTCCTCATATACACCGAAGGTTCAATAGCTATAATTATACCATTCCTTTTTATACTCATCTCCTATGTACTTATTGGATGGGCTATAGTAAAAATGAAGACCAGCAGCAGCCGAAGCAAAGCCTTTTCCTCCTGTTCTTCCCATCTCATGGTCATTTGTTTGTTCTATGGCACCATCATTTTCATTTACTTTCGTCCTCCCTCTGATTACTCTTCCCAGTATGATCGTATTGTTAGCATTGCTTACACCATCATTACACCTATGCTGAATCCTTTCATTTACAGCCTAAGGAACCAACATGTGAGACAGGCTCTGAAGAAACTCATCACGCGATGCTTTTATGACACCTGA